A stretch of Physeter macrocephalus isolate SW-GA chromosome 8, ASM283717v5, whole genome shotgun sequence DNA encodes these proteins:
- the LOC102992614 gene encoding LOW QUALITY PROTEIN: protocadherin beta-7 (The sequence of the model RefSeq protein was modified relative to this genomic sequence to represent the inferred CDS: inserted 2 bases in 2 codons; deleted 5 bases in 3 codons) → MEARVERAVQQRQVLFLCVFLRVSWASGELLLYFVEEEAEKGTFLANLANDPGLGELSARGPRIISDQNTGFLLLDPLTGDLFLNEKLDRQELCGPTEPCVLPFQLLLEKPLQIFRAELWVRDVNDHSPVFLDREIPLKILEVTTPGGAFLLESAQDSDVGTNNLRNYTISPNAYFHINVHDSGEGIIYPELVLDRLLDQEEVPELSLLLTALDGGSPPSSGTALVCILVLDIIDNAHEFVQSLYKVQVPEDSLVGSLVVTVSARDVDTRSNREIVYAFXYATERILKTFQINPTSGNLHLKAELNYEAMQTYTLTIQAKDGRGLSGTWTMVVQVTDINDNPPELLISSLTTAIKENSPETVIAVFRIRDRXQGNAKMVCSIQDNLPFVLKPSVENYYTLVTDSPLDREKRAEYNITIIVTDMGTPRLKTEHNITVLVSDVNDNAPAFTQTSYTLSVRENNSPALHIGSVRATDRDAGANAQVTYSLLPPLDPHVPLASLVSINPDNGHLFALRSLDYEALRAFEFRVGAADRGSPALSSQALVRVLVADDNDNAPFVLYPLQNASAPCTELVPRAAEAGYLVTKVVAVDGDSGQNAWLSYQLLKATEPGLFGVWAHNGEVRTARLLSECDAAKHRLVVLVKDNGEPPLSASVTLHVLLVDGFSQPYLPAPEAELADAAPAAAVYLVVALASVSSLFLFSVLVFVAVRLCRRGGAASVGRCSVPEGPFPGHLLDVSGTGTLSQSYQYKMCLRGDTGTSEFKFLKPIITSLASQSIGRKVEEYPSYQNDLAF, encoded by the exons ATGGAGGCCAGAGTGGAGCGTGCTGTGCAGCAAAGGCAAGTActatttctttgtgtatttctgCGAGTGTCTTGGGCTAGCGGGGAACTGCTACTGTATTTTGTGGAAgaggaagctgaaaaaggcacctttttggccaacctagcAAATGACCCGGGGTTGGGGGAACTATCAGCCCGGGGACCTAGAATCATTTCAGACCAGAACACAGGATTTTTACTACTCGATCCGCTTACTGGTGATTTATTTCTAAATGAGAAATTAGACCGACAGGAACTGTGTGGCCCCACAGAGCCTTGTGTGCTGCCTTTCCAGTTGTTACTGGAAAAGCCTCTTCAGATTTTCCGTGCTGAGTTATGGGTCAGAGACGTCAACGATCATTCTCCAGTATTTCTAGATAGAGAGATTCCCTTGAAAATATTAGAAGTTACCACTCCA GGGGGGGCATTTCTCCTAGAAAGTGCACAGGATTCAGATGTTGGAACCAACAACCTGAGAAACTACACCATCAGCCCCAATGCCTATTTCCACATTAATGTCCATGATAGTGGGGAGGGGATTATCTATCCTGAATTGGTGCTGGATAGACTGCTGGATCAGGAAGAGGTGCCTGAGCTCAGTTTACTCCTCACCGCCTTGGATGGTGGCTCTCCACCCAGCTCTGGAACTGCCCTGGTATGCATCCTGGTTTTGGACATCATTGACAACGCCCATGAATTTGTACAGTCTCTCTACAAGGTGCAGGTGCCTGAGGATAGCCTTGTTGGCTCTCTGGTTGTCACCGTGTCAGCTAGAGATGTAGATACCAGAAGTAACAGGGAAATAGTTTATGCAT TTTATGCTActgaaagaattctcaaaacgTTTCAAATCAATCCAACATCTGGCAATCTTCATCTTAAAGCTGAATTGAACTATGAGGCAATGCAAACTTATACATTAACTATTCAGGCCAAAGATGGCAGAGGACTTTCTGGAACATGGACGATGGTGGTTCAGGTAACAGATATAAATGACAATCCACCAGAACTACTCATATCATCACTTACTACAGCAATTAAAGAAAACTCACCTGAGACAGTCATAGCAGTTTTTAGGATTCGAGACA ttcagggaaatgcaaaaatgGTGTGCTCCATCCAAGACAATCTCCCCTTTGTCCTGAAGCCATCTGTAGAGAATTACTACACTCTGGTAACCGATAGCCCTctggacagagagaaaagagccGAGTacaacatcaccatcatcgtcactGACATGGGAACCCCCAGGCTGAAAACCGAGCACAACATAACCGTGCTGGTGTCCGACGTCAACGACAACGCCCCCGCCTTCACCCAGACCTCCTACACCCTGTCCGTCCGCGAGAACAACAGCCCCGCCCTGCACATCGGCAGCGTCCGCGCCACAGACAGAGACGCGGGCGCCAACGCCCAGGTCACCTACTCGCTGCTGCCGCCCCTCGACCCGCACGTGCCCCTGGCCTCCCTGGTGTCCATCAACCCGGACAACGGCCACCTGTTCGCCCTGAGGTCCCTGGACTACGAGGCCCTGCGGGCGTTCGAGTTCCGCGTGGGCGCCGCCGACCGCGGCTCGCCCGCGCTCAGCAGCCAGGCGCTGGTGCGCGTGCTCGTGGCGGACGACAACGACAACGCGCCCTTCGTGCTGTACCCGCTGCAGAACGCCTCGGCGCCCTGCACCGAGCTGGTGCCCAGGGCGGCCGAGGCGGGCTACCTGGTGACCAAGGTGGTGGCGGTGGACGGCGACTCGGGCCAGAACGCCTGGCTGTCGTACCAGCTGCTCAAGGCCACGGAGCCCGGGCTGTTCGGCGTGTGGGCGCACAATGGCGAGGTGCGCACGGCCCGGCTGCTGAGCGAGTGCGACGCGGCCAAGCACAGGCTGGTGGTGCTGGTCAAGGACAACGGCGAGCCGCCGCTGTCGGCCAGCGTCACGCTGCACGTGCTGCTGGTGGACGGCTTCTCGCAGCCCTACCTGCCGGCCCCGGAAGCGGAATTGGCGGACGCGGCCCCGGCCGCC GCTGTCTACCTGGTGGTCGCCTTGGCGTCGGTGTCGTCGCTCTTCCTCTTCTCGGTGCTGGTGTTCGTCGCGGTGCGGCTGtgcaggaggggcggggcggcCTCGGTGGGTCGCTGCTCGGTGCCCGAGGGCCCCTTTCCGGGCCACCTTCTGGACGTCAGCGGCACGGGGACCCTGTCCCAGAGCTACCAGTATAAGATGTGTCTGCGGGGAGATACTGGGACCAGCGAGTTCAAGTTCCTGAAACCGATAATCACCAGTCTCGCATCCCAGAGCATAGGCAGG AAAGTGGAAGAATATCCCTCATATCAGAATGATTTGGCTTTctga